The DNA segment taaacaaaaagatgaGAATTcacaaattgttatcaaatgtttattattaaaaagcATTAACTATCATATAAATTTTGGTCATATTAGGTAATTACGTAGCTTTAGTTTAAGGAAATAAAGAAgaatagttttataaattacaaattaatttaatggttaattaaataaaattataatttatatttagatgaaccaacctaTTTATCTATGAATTGTAAGagtcattctagtgatgacacataGCAACactcatattaggtaatttcgtagtttaaggaaagaaaaaagaatagttttataattacaaattaattttatgattaatttaataaaagtataatttatatttagatgaaccaacctatttttctaagaattgtAAGAGTCATTTTAGTGATGACACATGGAAACActcaaatgttgtaatgcttctcttttaatatatacacTAGACCTTGATCCGTCCGACCGGACgggtattttattttatgtttttaatttttttagtttatattaaatgatgtatttgtagtatttaaacataaatttatattaaattaatatttgcagttataaaaaaaaattaaaaatttaacaaaatattatgatataaattttatcctaattaaaataatatagaggtgggtcataactttttccattttcaaAATCTTAGCATCccttaaaacaaagaaaataaatttataaatacataaaatatataaacatatttggaactataatatctactaaaataaatttgttaaagaaaaataatcttgcgctgttgttgtttatttctagagcttgacccgtgaccgtataaatatttgctttcactttaaattttttctttgtactaatggtataatatatatttgtaaattgatgttaggagttttcaaggctcctaagacaaatgttgtagtataaatgattgtcgaaccagttctgagggatatcaaagcaccgagaatgcaagtactcacttaatctaagtgcaaccaatgatttagatgggttttaagttatgactaaaactaaaaagcaataacagaatgatactttcttgactaaggaaAAAGAGaattcatgggcatagggattagaccttgggtgatcaagtatcgaactaaggatggcaaatgatcaatcaaactatcaaccttaagcctagacacaattctaagcaagctctatgtctagatgaatcctcatttgctaacacatctcaaacatcaaatgtctttggttgaataatatgaaagcaatcattactaacaagtctattagctatcttagcacctttaacaacaaatgtctttggcaaagtatactaaaagcctaagagagttgtctcgggcatttcatcgaacacctttcgggtgagaaatgtctaaggatcaacaactgagtggccaactcataagatgcattatgattactctactagcaaggaaatacgaatgatctacactaaaacatcctagctctaacctaatcacccttaatctccctaacccatgaattcaaaaggtgattactcactaatctccatgattcctcttaaacccatattggatttcagattaatcatgtaaagaaatagataagaaatcaacacaagaacataacaatcaaattccaagagatgaacttctcaagagagtttttgtgtatttctccaatataaaagataatctgcctctggtggctacaaaagatgtttaaaacataggtttttccaagtgcaaaacgtccaaaataaattgcaaaaaagTCCTTAAAAAATCgtgattttcggcagcaaaataacgcggagcgacttgcaggtgtcgctccgggaagtcgctccagggccgatttttggtgtctccgggcgagaggtcgcgagcgattttggtgtgtcgctccaacgggtcgctctggatcgggagcgaccttggtaggtcgctctgagaggtcgctccagggtcatctaagactgttcggagtaatgagaacgcgagcgacttcatggcgtcgctttaggaaggtcgctctgagaagtgggacatagcgacttcgtgatgtcgctccaggaggtcgctcccatgctcggttcgtccaatggtcaccttttcacctcttttgagctccaaataacctcatgtggtactccagtacctaatagagactcatgtatgcaaaatgtaacctaaacatgtctaaatcctaatctatatgatgaaaatgctcatggatgaatggataaaacaatgtaaatatgcaagatatcaactcccccaaacttgttcttttacttgtccacaagtgaactttctagaactcatagggagagaggttgaaggagggagcacatagccaaaagaaacacaactagcacactctcttattacactctagcttctctaggtctatcttaactctttttgttcttacactcatcatcaagcatccacacattcaaatcaaccaactctcacattcattaagcacaaaacatcaggtgaattcttgcaaatggtcagttggtccaagtcatttggttgggtaagggaaggcttttattcaagtgattcaagaggttcaaaacatatgatctttaaggtggtttactctcaaaacaagtagccttgacattgcacataatatatctaagaaagggaccaactcatgcatacaatgctcaatctccattgttctaccattttcccaaacatacaaatcacacaatcatttcccaatgtcaaacccaactcacatctctcaccaaaagatcctaagaacatcaactctttctctttgaaatctacaagggatttttcacaacctcaaaacatttcttagctcttaacaactttgctagcccctttttttttttttttttttttttcttttctcttttttttcgtttttctttttccttttttttttttttaggctgggggccaagacttttcaaaatttgagctagaggcttctctacttatcccaataaaacaattcacttaagcacaaagagtctattcttttcttttttcatttctcccaaatcataatcacaacactcacccaccacctatagctagacaatagagtgcccaatctagcaagaatgaagatcaagcattgtcgttcccgatactctcaacattatgcacatgtaagactttccgaagaaggccttactcatcaaacaatgaaagcttaaaaggagggaaGGGTTTtaggagtggtctaccactagagtttgtcaaaataagattggcataaaggatgtgacaactcaagtgtgtatagccatgactcagtacacaagggaccatgagcaagaagcattaagttcgttcagttcaaataaggttgtagttggcttcaaagattgagtttcagcaatcaacaagtttcaggaagagttttcaaggctcgaaacatacaagtttttttgagaggtgcaaaagctactcaggtgcaacgtagtgttctttacaaggcatttaaaatcattgctcctaatgcaagtgaatgcaacctatatgctctagactcctagaaatgcaaatgatgcaaactaaatgattgttttttttttatatgcaaataggtatgcaatgcatgactcaatgaaacaacatcaaagcaaacatgatcaaatacttggtacctcccccaaacttgagttacacagtctctgtgttgtcaagtagagagagagataccgaaaagaagactaatatgcaaaaataaaatggtatatacaagggagtgtggtgggttaccttctatggggaatgagtagagggagatgctccctccttgtcgtcctcaggtggtaacttttcaaggtgctcatcagcaggagtggccatctcttcaatgtagaaggcttgcccgaacacagttggtttcctcattttccctttgatgtcaaagtggaggatgttatCTTTActcaaatggagatcaatcgtgtcttccttcacattaacaatagctcctgctgtagctaagaatggccttcctagaatcaatgggtcttgagcctcctcacccatctcaagcaccacaaaatctgtaggtatctcataccttccaatcttcacagggaggtcctctaagatgcccacaggatacttcactgaacgatcagctaacaccagagagagtctacacttcttgtactgagtgaatccaagcttctttgcaacagacaaaggcatcaagctgacactagctcccaaatcgcagagacttttctcaaataccataggtccaagagcacaaggtagtgtgaagcttcctggatcctctaatttctctggaacatcaagcctctggatgatggcattgcactcatgggtaagaatcatcatgccttccatctccttcttctttgcagctacaacatctttcaggaacttgctgtattgaggaatcaacatgaaagcatcgatgatgggcattgcaacctgagcttcactcatttgcttctcaaacagagccttgtacttctctagcagctgcttcttgaatctaccagggaatggaagtttgggttcataaggaagaggaacaaaagaactttcacttgctggagtaacaacctCACCATCCTAATATAAAAGCGGGTCCTTTTACTCattactagttttttttttaatatatgtggattaaaaaaaatatcttaaaacataaatcatatttacgttaaaaaattaattgataatctACCATTCTTTTATGTATGTACATGAaatattagaaattttattatctTGATGATTATAGTATTGTGTCAAAGCGACGAAATGACGATACTAGAGACACTAGTGCTATTTAGCAATAGAAACGATTGTAGCTTATTGTTGCTAAATAGAACAATTATGGTAACCACTAATCTCTAGCCAAGGTGTAGGTAGCTATTTAGCTACGGATCAACGAAATCCGTCTCTAGCTATATAGCTACAAATTGCTATAGTTAGCTACAAATTTAGTTACAAAGTTAAAACTATGTGTTCTCCCGCTATATTTGTAGCTAACAAAATTGGCTACGGAATTGTCTTTGTCGCGCCAATCCGTAACTATTTTAATGAATTCTTGTAGTGTTTTTCCTTTGAATTTCAAGATTATAGCAAATATCGATAAAATAAAGACCGGGAAATCAGATTAAACCAGAAATAACATGAAACGTAAAGCTGAGAATTTAAAAACCGGTTAAGGCTTTCAATGTTTTGGAGAACAATAACTGAAAACAAATTACAAAGACAATGACAACTGGAAAAGGATACATTGTCTCATCCGACACAGAATCGGGATGATGAGAATGTTATCAATGAGAAGAGGAGGCTTGATCACGCGCTGCATTAAGGCTCATGGCATGATCAGCATTGCAGTAAACAAAGCTCTTCTTACCAGTTCCTGTGGTAGTTTCCACAGTGGAGAATCCCAAGTATTCTTCCTCACACTTCTTCTGGCAGATATTTGCCATGTACTTGAACATCTCTTGGTTCTGGTTCAATGGCTGGTCTACGTATTTTTTTTATCGGCATCCACtataaccaaaaacaaaaccataTACACAAGCTCAGGTGAGagtaacttttaaatattttcttggcTCATCAACAACTGTGAGAAAAAGTTAGAAAGTTAATATTATATACCTTAGCTTCCAAGATCTCAGATTTTTGTTCAATGATTTCGTAGGAGCGTGGAGTTAAGGCACACAGGAAAAACAAATCCGATTTCTTTTTCAAGAATGCTTTGTGGCTTTGCCTATACGAGTAAAGAAAGAGTATAACCCAATCAGGAACTAATGGGGTAAGCCAGATCAGATGGTTGCCAAGTCAATGAAAACATAATTTACCTGAAAGACAACACTTCCACAAAATCTGCAACGATCTGAAGTAAGAAAATCCCATGAACACAAGTTTAAGAATAAAGTGGCAAGTaaaatagtaaataaaagatccttaaaaagattttttttttcttggaaagCAAGCAAGATACATACACCAGTTTCTTCTTCCACTTCCCTAGCTACTCCATCGCAAAATATCCTCGCCCTGTGGATTTGGGAAAGTTCtcgttagagcatctccaaaaaaaactctataactccaaatatagagttttttgctctccaaaaaggaacttcaaaacttcaaatttgaagttttgaagagtgaaactccaaatatagagtttcacttttcaaaacttcaaatttgaagtttcatctttttatttgcattttggtccttacaattatacatcatatttataattcttaaattttttttttgtttattgttttaatccttaaaacttttatatctcataaatatttcaaatttgttatataaacttaagttttacacatgaaattaaataaaaaaaattaaaacaagatttataatattttaaaactagaattaaacaacaagaatattacaaaaaaccataataaaaacttattaaaaagacacatgaagacataattattactcaaatttaaatattataacaacactaatagtctggtaaatttgctccggaacctccaaaatctccaaaatattgttcaacaaattttgtgtaaccgaagatgattgttgttgttgctcttgacgcatttttcgtatgattctttcttgttcagatcgaatgtattcatgaatattaacatcatcgatagaagctaagttttttagcaatattttattttcctcttttatttctttaaaagcTAACTTTTTTGCTTATTTTGCAGTCGTAATTCAATCATCTCATGACCTTTTTCCCTGCTTGTTGTACTTTCGCttaaaagatcaaggatttttTCATTTGATGATATCAAAATATCAGCAGACATATTATGAGGATATCCGgtttcaacaatttttggctcgtaatctacaaataaaaaataaagagaatcatttcttacttcgaaatgcactagttgatcatatatgggagcattatggaaataattttatgcaataatgtaatatttgcttgcagtttaatatttaattatgtacttttatttataattttatattttagtgtaagattttttttaattaatatttctgtaatatttatatatatgtattagttatttatagaagttttatgaatttacatcaactatgacaaatataaggatcATAGTgtaaaagataaataattttgaagttaggtttgaagttttacttttggagaagaacacattgaaacttcaaatataaagttttggaaacttcaaaatagagttcctttttggagatgctcttagaggcaaccaaaaaaaacaattaaaacttCATTTCCAACGTTCTCCTTTAATTTCAAACTTGATATCATCAGTCATCTTTCCAGGGACCAACGTCACTATATGTACTACTTACTAAGCTGACTAGCTATGTCGTCAAAATAACGTTTTGTGGTGTAACATTAAATTGGGTTCACTCATTACTGTTCAATTGTTCATCGGGAGTAAAAGAAATGTAAATCACCTCGTTGACAACACCGGTAGGGAGCTTCCACACATTTTTATTTCTGAAATAGCCACTCTTTTCCTGGACAACGAGGACCTGCGCTTTCATCATAATTTAGTCAAAGTAACGTTTTTTGCAAAACCGAACATCATCTAGAGAACATGCTCTTTTTCATCAGTCCTTTTAGAATTTCAAAAAAGAATGGAACAATTTCCTCTTTTTTACCTCTCCAGTGTTTTTGTTGAGGACCAAAGCACCAACACCTACAACGTGAGAAGCATTGGCTGGGATTGTATCACGTGTGTTTGGGATCCAAGATACAAGCATCAAGTAATCAGGCTCCGCGTGGTGGTATCTAAATCCTTCCTCAAATAATCAATCACCAAAACAgaaacatcatatatatataaacaaacaaacaacttACCAAAAAGTCAAAACGAAAGCAAGAAAAGATTCAAAGTCATTTCATATAAAACCCTCTTACACTAACTGCAGCCTCTACAAGATTAGCAAATCGAATAGGTAGATTGATCCAAATCCCCTTCTTCCCCTGCAAATGTATAAtgaagagtaaaaaaaaaaaactcaaaagactTTTAACTATCAGCATAATCAAATCCTTCACGAGAGTTGTTTTGAATTTGAATACCTCTTGTCTCCAATGCGAAAGCGAAGCCCTAAGCTTTTCAGTGAAAACAGCAGCATCCATTGGTTCCGCGATGGTTACGGTAACGCCATCGTAGTTGTCAGGCTCGCCTTGAAAGATCTTACTAGCATCCATTGGTTCCGTGATGGTTACGGTAACGCCATCGTAGTTGTCAGGCTCGCCTTGAAAGATCTGACTAGCATCCATTTTAATCAACTCTCTTGGATGGTTTAGCGAAATATGCTCCAAGTAATCTAACGTCAACGATCGAATTGAATGAAAATGCTTCTGGGAAAGGGGTCGACCTTTATACCGGGATGGTGATGAGTATACTTTGCTTTGATTTGTTCCAGGAACTTTCTTTTCTTGACTAAGTGATATAagaaatgtataaaatatagtACATTTCGGTTGAGGACTTATGGAGGTATGAGTCATCCATCATCTCTCATCTGCTAAACCAAGACGACCAagggggtgattggtagttgctgtaggtgctgtccacagccctatttatttccacagcaccaaattcagagcaatcaagctttaaatttttttttgaaaccacagctcttaaaatatcctacagctgtacaagtgctctgcagagccaaatatccaaagcaattttttagtgcttcaataaaattctacagcaataaaatctaaagccacagcaaaaagtctacagatttttttctacagtaaaatatttaaagctacaGCTATTACCAATCGGACCCCAAGACATTCCCCAACAAGAACATTTTAAAACCCAATTGAGTATAATTGCGGATGTAGTTTACAAATTTCCTTTCtgagaaaatacaaattttccaCAAACAAATTATTCccctatcttatatattaaaacagaagtcacaaccttgattcatgtgtgatttttttaaaaaatggacctaatgaacctattcatagaaattcatactatattttaattcagactaataataaatataatttttaaaatattttaatcatagtatcctttgatatcttttcattttaaataaaaatataattaatttaaaattctaacaaatctgtttaaaaagatttttactagatcttcatttttgaaattatatttaaatattttcactaatttcgaaattagtttaaaatattattatacattaatatattcagttatataaaatgaaaaataaaaaaatctataatattttagttattatataatcataatcaatcatattatattaaaattattatattgagctaaatataataaaattgtattaaattattaaatttatatatttatatattttattttcgtaattataaaatatttatgttcaaaaataaaatctaatatgttggtaagatgggttaacattatcaaactatataatacatgtataaaaattaacatgtatttctttaaagttaataatataaaatctttgtaactactttaatcataatatattttcattttaaatataatatatatttatatattatattttaaaaattctaataaatctgtgtaatatttaaacaataacttaatgtattttaagttatcgtttagaaatgaaaataaataaattatatcctattttatctacttttatagtcatgatcatgttaaaatataattattatactaaaataaatatgataaaattatattcaattgataaatttataaattttattttcataaatataaactatttatttaaaatataatatgatgatagaacgacttaaaattaacaaactatataatacatgtctaaaaattaacatatcttatacttttatatatacaataataaattatctaaaatgaataagcataaaaatattgataaaaagaaatccagttttgaaatacgggtcagaatttagcataaattaaatacaaaatattttttaaatatattttctcatgaatatattaatttgcttaataactaaatgcaaatacaataagataaatatataataagaagtggcaaatacataaggtttaaacaattaattaattataacatgtaaattataaaattattgtatttgaaatagttatataaatatttaagtatatgattaacattaaaaatatataccacttatgttctaaaacaataatttatgtatagaaaagtgaaaacaaacacccgtgcggttgcacgggtcaaaatctagtaatatattaaaagagaagtcactttattGAGGTCTGGTGAAGTGTCACTCATAgattaagtttcaaaaaaaattataataatttgatTCGTcgattgtttttgatttttatttatttaaattagatctaaaaatttaaggtaagtctaaaaacatttaacatcacttgtcatataatctaaagaatattacaaataacaatttatggtaactaattctcgaaattgtagaaaaattaataatgttttatttattatttttaatatttataaactataaaatataatgaacgaatttttatataagataattacaatagttttatactctacttgatgaatt comes from the Brassica rapa cultivar Chiifu-401-42 chromosome A01, CAAS_Brap_v3.01, whole genome shotgun sequence genome and includes:
- the LOC103870214 gene encoding nudix hydrolase 7-like, with the translated sequence MTHTSISPQPKCTIFYTFLISLSQEKKVPGTNQSKVYSSPSRYKGRPLSQKHFHSIRSLTLDYLEHISLNHPRELIKMDASQIFQGEPDNYDGVTVTITEPMDASKIFQGEPDNYDGVTVTIAEPMDAAVFTEKLRASLSHWRQEGKKGIWINLPIRFANLVEAAVSEGFRYHHAEPDYLMLVSWIPNTRDTIPANASHVVGVGALVLNKNTGEVLVVQEKSGYFRNKNVWKLPTGVVNEVIYISFTPDEQLNSNE